A window from Erythrolamprus reginae isolate rEryReg1 chromosome 9, rEryReg1.hap1, whole genome shotgun sequence encodes these proteins:
- the ANKRD61 gene encoding ankyrin repeat domain-containing protein 61, with the protein MGNLIRRPRKWESETTDTRLIDAIMTNDTAMLQELLPSHSVYQTVICQKKGRLLQDNTNPEQSPLNSEWPTESCRRTEERNDSKQLPIEAKKSVKDMPSDAAGCHDPHPVHLAVTIGCHHLIPALLKRGARIDDRMHASQTALHLACQTLNHEAVRVLLCCGAQVNATTPVTRETPLHLAVHTSSCKAGVVLAAGGRCVELLLTNGADVRMKDSKGQEALHHACRNGREDIIDLLLNHGAEVNALTSRAESCLFLFLEKAAKLKKASLLWKLLSLSYPLNLTNAEGRLPRLLDDPNWEPLKEVLLQASSQVWSLQDICKFNIRKVYGGKSRDWLKEAMPVELWHSVYASQPFSYASEIVERIFD; encoded by the exons ATGGGTAATTTGATAAGACGCCCCCGCAAATGGGAAAGCGAAACGACGGACACAAGGTTAATCGACGCAATCATGACCAATGACACGGCGATGCTTCAAGAGTTACTGCCGTCCCACTCGGTTTACCAAACGGTTATCTGCCAG aaaaaagggagacttCTGCAAGACAATACAAATCCTGAACAGAG TCCCCTTAATTCAGAATGGCCCACGGAGAGCTGCCGTAGAACGGAAGAAAGGAACGACAGCAAGCAACTTCCCATCGAAGCAAAGAAGAGCGTCAAGGACATGCCCAGCGACGCGGCTGGCTGCCACGATCCCCACCCTGTCCATCTGGCCGTAACCATCGGGTGTCACCACCTAATCCCCGCCCTGCTGAAGCGGGGGGCGAGAATAGACGATCGGATGCACGCCAGCCAAACCGCTCTTCACCTCGCTTGCCAAACCCTCAACCACGAAGCCGTTCGGGTGTTACTCTGCTGCGGGGCCCAGGTCAACGCCACCACTCCGGTGACCCGAGAGACCCCGCTCCATCTGGCCGTCCACACTTCATCGTGCAAGGCCGGGGTGGTCCTAGCCGCCGGCGGGCGCTGCGTGGAGCTTCTACTGACGAACGGTGCCGACGTGCGCATGAAAGACTCGAAAGGCCAGGAAGCCCTTCACCACGCTTGCCGAAACGGCCGGGAAGACATTATTGACCTCCTCCTCAACCACGGGGCGGAGGTGAACGCCTTAACGTCGCGAGCGGAGTCGTGCCTTTTCCTGTTCCTGGAGAAAGCCGCCAAGCTGAAGAAGGCCAGCCTTCTCTGGAAGCTGCTAAGCCTATCCTACCCGTTGAACCTCACCAACGCGGAGGGTCGTCTACCCCGACTGCTGGATGACCCCAACTGGGAGCCGTTGAAGGAGGTCCTCCTCCAAGCGTCTTCACAAGTGTGGTCCTTACAGGACATTTGCAAATTCAACATCCGGAAGGTCTACGGAGGGAAGTCGAGAGACTGGCTCAAAGAGGCGATGCCCGTCGAACTCTGGCACTCCGTCTACGCGAGCCAACCATTTTCGTACGCCTCGGAAATCGTCGAAAGGATTTTCGACTGA